A stretch of the Metopolophium dirhodum isolate CAU chromosome 8, ASM1992520v1, whole genome shotgun sequence genome encodes the following:
- the LOC132950985 gene encoding 2-hydroxyacyl-CoA lyase 1: MSNDVEDIDGNNILAQALKHQDVEYVFGIVGIPVIEFSMALQQVGIKYIGMRNEQSAVYAAQAIGYLTRTPGVCLVVSGPGLLHVTAGMANAQINCWPLLVIGGSCAEDHEGIGGFQECNQVELSRPYCKYSARPPNAALIPVHVEKAIRYATYGRPGAVYLDFPANLLSARIPVDKVVNKPIIPQPPVIFPDIRNIESAAELLINAKQPLVIVGKGAAYGRAEYAIRNFIGEFGLPFLATPMGKGVVPDEHSLSVASARTYALLNADVILLLGARLNWILHFGKPPRFNANVKFIQIDISAEELHNSQQASVAIQADMHAAVNALNVCLSKKKWHNIRSEWLDKLKEKCLSNKKYVESMMKDTSIPLNYYTVFRHVYDNIPKDCMIVSEGANTMDIGRAVLLNNLPRHRLDAGTFGTMGVGLGFAIAAALWCQKYEPGKRVLCVEGDSAFGFSGMEVETMVRYKLPIVIIVVNNNGIYGGVDESTWSLVQDSDNLTEVIPPNCLSVNIHYENMLTLFGRKGYFCTTVDQVSNAVKNAFMDTSGPSFVNIMINPSADRKPQNFAWLTESKL, encoded by the exons ATGTCAAACGACGTGGAGGATATTGATGGCAATAACATTCTTGCACAAGCATTAAAACATCAA gatGTCGAATATGTTTTTGGCATTGTTGGTATTCCAGTTATTGAATTCAGCATGGCCCTGCAACAAGTCGGTATTAAATACATTGGAATGCGCAATGAACAATCAGCAGTATACGCAGCCCAAGCAATCGGTTATCTTACGCGTACACCAGGTGTATGTCTAGTAGTGTCTGGCCCCGGATTGCTTCATGTCACTGCCGGAATGGCCAATGCACAAATCAACTGTTG GCCTCTATTGGTTATTGGTGGCTCTTGTGCAGAAGATCATGAAGGAATCGGTGGATTTCAAGAATGCAACCAAGTTGAACTCAGTAGACCTTATTGCAAGTACAGTGCAAGGCCCCCAAATGCTGCACTAATACCTGTTCATGTTGAAAAAGCAATACGTTATGCTACTTATGGTAGACCAG GTGCTGTATATTTAGATTTTCCTGCCAATCTATTATCAGCTCGAATTCCTGTAGATAAAGTTGTGAACAAACCAATTATCCCGCAACCTCCAGTGATTTTCCCTGATATTCGAAATATTGAATCTGCCGCTGAACTATTAATAAATGCCAAACAACCTCTAGTTATTGTAGGCAAAG GTGCTGCCTATGGACGCGCAGAATATGCTATAAGAAATTTCATTGGAGAATTCGGCTTACCGTTTTTAGCCACACCAATGGGTAAAGGTGTAGTGCCCGATGAACATTCTTTAAGTGTAGCATCTGCACGTACTTATGCCTTGCTAAATGCTGATGTTATACTGTTACTTGGTGCACGATTAAATTGGATACTACATTTTGGTAAACCACCAAGATTCAATGCTAATGTTAAGTTCATACAGATAGACATAAGTGCAGAAGAGTTACATAATAGCCAACAAGCTAGTGTAGCAATTCAAGCAGATATGCATGCTGCAGTTAATGctttaaatgtttgtttgtCTAAGAAAAAATGGCATAATATAAGAAGCGAATGGTTGGATAAACTTAAAGAAAAgtgtttatcaaataaaaaatatgtagag tcaaTGATGAAAGATACATCCATACCATTAAACTACTACACAGTTTTTCGACATGTGTATGATAATATTCCAAAAG ATTGTATGATTGTAAGCGAAGGAGCAAATACGATGGACATTGGTAGAGctgtattattaaacaatttacctAGACATAGACTTGATGCTG gAACATTTGGTACCATGGGAGTAGGATTAGGATTTGCTATTGCTGCAGCCTTATGGTGTCAAAAATATGAACCTGGAAAACGAGTCTTGTGTGTTGAAGGTGATTCAGCGTTTGGATTTTCAGGAATGGAAGTGGAAACAATGGTCAG gtataaattaccAATTGTCATCAtcgttgttaataataatggcATATATGGAGGTGTTGATGAGTCCACTTGGTCTTTGGTGCAAGATTCTGATAACTTAACTGAAGT tattcCTCCTAATTGCTTATCCGTAAACATtcattatgaaaatatgttgactctATTTGGTCGCAAAGGATATTTTTGCACAACTGTTGACCAAGTTTCTAATGCAGTGAAAAATGCttttatg